The following proteins come from a genomic window of Microbacterium sp. SY138:
- a CDS encoding HNH endonuclease signature motif containing protein — MNNPVEVLEQVVTDLDAVLHSDAMAVMSDAVKMDLLRVAGEVQRRAEAVVVEAVASVDGRPAGSGEAGFCGKFGCRTMSELLQRVLRTDGPGAGRMLKAARAVRREVELSSGFRSPARWPELRAALLDGAVGVAGLLAAIGPVEQAGIRVGTADRLLVDGELAAYSRGIPAAGAGTQDVLGADSGAGVEGDSAPAATPEDLRILAQVIVQYLDPDGAEPADDIAMRARGIVLGRAKDGVIPVRGGLLPEVAGQLQRIFDAYLNPNVDGPPLPGVVFRPSEESHCRDTEPTGMDDGDLPSGDPGRMVDARSRAQKQHDILAAALGIAARHDDMPRLGGAAPTLVVTVAADDYATGNGWAHIDGIDTPVPIRVAAHTACAGGIQRVMFDSGGRIIGIGATDRIFTAHQRRAIAIRDGECLIPGCHVPATWCEIHHVQEHARGGPTHTDNGVALCWHHHRTLGTSGWEIRMRHGIPHIRGPAWWDPTRQWRTRRSRGGERREPAISRAAPLRV, encoded by the coding sequence ATGAACAACCCCGTGGAAGTGCTCGAACAGGTGGTGACCGACTTGGATGCCGTGTTGCACTCTGACGCGATGGCGGTGATGTCCGATGCGGTGAAGATGGACCTGTTGCGTGTGGCGGGCGAGGTGCAGCGGCGGGCGGAGGCAGTCGTCGTGGAGGCGGTCGCGTCGGTCGATGGGCGTCCCGCCGGGTCGGGAGAGGCCGGATTCTGCGGGAAGTTCGGGTGCCGGACGATGAGCGAGTTGCTGCAGCGGGTCCTGCGGACGGACGGGCCCGGTGCAGGGCGGATGCTGAAGGCGGCGCGGGCGGTGCGCCGGGAGGTGGAGTTGTCATCCGGGTTCCGCTCGCCCGCGCGATGGCCCGAACTGCGGGCGGCGCTACTCGACGGGGCCGTCGGGGTGGCCGGGTTGTTGGCCGCGATCGGGCCGGTGGAACAGGCCGGGATCCGTGTCGGGACAGCAGACCGGTTGCTCGTGGACGGGGAGTTGGCGGCATACTCGCGGGGGATCCCGGCCGCGGGTGCGGGAACGCAAGACGTTCTAGGGGCGGATTCGGGTGCGGGCGTCGAAGGAGACTCCGCGCCGGCGGCGACGCCGGAGGACTTGAGGATTCTGGCGCAGGTCATCGTGCAGTACCTCGATCCTGATGGAGCCGAACCCGCGGACGACATCGCGATGCGCGCCCGGGGGATCGTCCTCGGGCGGGCGAAAGACGGGGTCATCCCGGTCCGAGGCGGGCTCCTGCCCGAAGTCGCGGGACAACTGCAACGCATCTTCGACGCCTACCTGAATCCGAACGTCGACGGGCCTCCCCTCCCCGGAGTGGTGTTCCGACCCTCGGAAGAATCACACTGTCGAGATACCGAGCCCACGGGGATGGACGACGGTGACCTTCCATCCGGTGATCCGGGCCGAATGGTCGACGCCCGATCTCGGGCGCAGAAGCAGCACGACATCCTCGCCGCCGCGCTCGGGATCGCCGCCCGCCATGACGACATGCCTCGCCTCGGAGGCGCCGCCCCGACCCTGGTCGTGACCGTCGCTGCCGACGACTACGCCACGGGAAACGGATGGGCCCACATCGACGGCATCGACACCCCCGTTCCCATCCGGGTCGCCGCGCACACCGCCTGCGCCGGCGGAATACAGCGCGTGATGTTCGACTCCGGCGGGCGCATCATCGGGATCGGCGCCACCGACCGGATCTTCACCGCCCATCAACGCCGCGCGATCGCCATCCGCGACGGGGAATGCCTCATTCCCGGCTGTCATGTCCCCGCCACGTGGTGCGAGATCCACCACGTCCAAGAGCATGCGCGCGGCGGGCCCACCCACACCGACAACGGCGTCGCTCTCTGCTGGCACCACCACCGCACCCTCGGCACCAGCGGATGGGAGATCCGCATGCGCCACGGCATCCCGCACATCCGTGGCCCCGCCTGGTGGGACCCGACCCGGCAGTGGCGAACGCGGCGATCCCGAGGTGGCGAGCGCAGAGAGCCGGCCATCAGCCGCGCGGCACCACTCAGAGTGTGA
- a CDS encoding M23 family metallopeptidase — translation MAPKSTPKTAPTSRGEARRQKRQWAKTKALGATLAIGVMITGAALPALNPAGGPAAAASSSVSTLADGTAQSYTAKSEIRAVIDPRGNFSATTPEEIKETRSRAAAAAVAAGMPLSSAMDIPLAGRIVMPMADGTYSFTDGFGASRPGRSHLGQDFAAPVGTPINAAMKGCVSRSTESYQGYGVTIQIESIVDGQAVSTVYSHMTYGSRAVEVGDCVDEGQYIGDVGSTGYVFGSCLHFEVHINTAPVDPLPWLKKNVS, via the coding sequence ATGGCACCGAAGTCGACGCCGAAGACGGCCCCGACCTCTCGCGGCGAAGCCCGGCGACAGAAGCGCCAGTGGGCGAAGACCAAGGCACTCGGCGCCACGCTGGCGATCGGCGTGATGATCACCGGGGCAGCGCTTCCCGCCCTCAACCCCGCGGGTGGCCCTGCCGCCGCCGCCAGCTCCAGCGTCTCGACCCTCGCCGACGGCACCGCGCAGTCCTACACGGCGAAGTCCGAGATCCGCGCTGTGATCGACCCACGGGGCAACTTCTCCGCGACCACGCCCGAGGAGATCAAGGAGACCCGTTCGCGCGCCGCCGCCGCAGCAGTCGCCGCCGGCATGCCGCTCTCGAGCGCGATGGACATCCCCCTCGCCGGACGCATCGTGATGCCGATGGCCGATGGGACCTACTCGTTCACCGATGGCTTCGGCGCCTCGCGGCCGGGACGTTCGCACCTCGGGCAGGACTTCGCCGCCCCGGTCGGCACACCGATCAATGCCGCCATGAAGGGCTGCGTCTCACGGTCCACGGAGAGCTACCAGGGCTACGGCGTGACGATCCAGATCGAGAGCATCGTCGACGGGCAGGCCGTGAGTACGGTCTACTCGCACATGACGTACGGAAGCCGTGCGGTCGAGGTCGGTGATTGCGTCGACGAGGGGCAGTACATCGGCGACGTCGGATCGACCGGCTACGTGTTCGGCTCCTGCCTGCACTTCGAGGTGCACATCAACACCGCGCCCGTCGACCCGCTGCCGTGGCTCAAGAAGAACGTGAGCTGA
- a CDS encoding GNAT family N-acetyltransferase, translating into MSSLEIRNARAEDADDIAGVHVRSWQVAYRGLIDQAVLDGLSIDERAAGWRRTLAEPLPTSLGTVVALRDDRIVGWASLGSGRDPDGVADGEVYGIYADPAAWSTGAGHALLEAAEQRIAEAGHNRAYLWVLDGNERADSFYARHGWIEDGAIKIEERPQLTLREHRRVKLLGT; encoded by the coding sequence ATGAGCTCCCTGGAGATCCGCAACGCCCGCGCGGAGGACGCCGACGACATCGCCGGGGTGCATGTCCGCTCGTGGCAGGTCGCCTATCGCGGGCTCATCGACCAAGCCGTGCTCGACGGCCTCTCCATCGACGAGAGAGCTGCGGGCTGGCGTCGCACCCTCGCCGAACCGTTGCCGACGAGCCTCGGGACCGTCGTCGCCCTGCGCGACGACCGTATCGTCGGATGGGCTTCACTCGGCTCCGGACGCGACCCCGACGGGGTCGCCGACGGCGAGGTGTACGGCATCTACGCCGATCCCGCCGCCTGGTCTACGGGCGCGGGTCACGCCCTGTTGGAAGCCGCCGAACAGCGGATCGCCGAGGCCGGCCACAACCGCGCCTACCTCTGGGTGCTCGACGGCAACGAACGCGCCGATTCGTTCTACGCCCGCCACGGCTGGATCGAAGACGGCGCGATCAAGATCGAGGAACGCCCCCAGCTCACACTGCGCGAGCATCGTCGCGTGAAGCTGCTCGGCACCTGA
- a CDS encoding gamma-aminobutyraldehyde dehydrogenase: MPSHLLKNSAPLQNFIGGRFVDARGAERMPLLDPVTEETYGELPVSDAVDVDAAYAAASAAFPIWRDTTPADRQLALFRIADEMEARAEEFADLESQDTGKPRASLVADEIMQSVDQLRFFAGAARSLEGRAAGEYLAGHTSFVRREPVGVIGQVTPWNYPLNMAVWKIAPALAAGNTVVLKPAESTPLTTLLLAEIVALHTPAGTLNVVLGDRDTGVALVEHPTPQMVAITGSVRAGMAVARSAANDVKRVHLELGGKAPAIVFSDASIEKAVEGIITGAFFNGGQDCTAATRVLVHGSKHDELVAALVARAKTHARTGGPHEEGVLYGPLSSAAQLSQVQGFIDRLPAHATIETGGRRQGDRGYFWEPTIVSGVRQDDEVVQGEIFGPVLTVQAFSEDDEALRMANDVPYALAASVWTTDHARAMRFSRDLDFGCVWINTHIPFVSDMPHGGFKHSGYGKDLSQYGFDDYTRIKHVMSALD, from the coding sequence ATGCCCAGTCATCTTCTGAAGAACTCCGCGCCGCTGCAGAACTTCATCGGCGGCCGTTTCGTCGACGCGCGTGGTGCCGAGCGGATGCCGCTCCTCGATCCTGTCACCGAAGAGACGTACGGGGAACTCCCGGTGTCGGACGCCGTCGACGTCGATGCCGCCTACGCCGCCGCATCCGCCGCCTTCCCGATCTGGCGCGACACGACGCCCGCCGACCGCCAGCTGGCGCTGTTCCGCATCGCCGATGAGATGGAGGCGCGGGCGGAGGAGTTCGCCGACCTGGAATCGCAGGACACGGGTAAGCCGCGCGCGAGCCTGGTGGCCGACGAGATCATGCAGTCGGTCGACCAGTTGCGCTTCTTCGCGGGTGCGGCGCGCAGCCTCGAGGGTCGGGCGGCGGGGGAGTACCTCGCCGGGCATACCTCGTTCGTGCGGCGCGAGCCCGTCGGCGTGATCGGTCAGGTCACGCCGTGGAACTACCCGCTGAACATGGCCGTGTGGAAGATCGCCCCCGCGCTGGCCGCCGGCAACACCGTCGTGCTGAAGCCCGCGGAGTCCACGCCACTGACCACGCTGTTGCTCGCGGAGATCGTCGCGCTGCATACGCCGGCCGGGACGCTCAACGTCGTGCTCGGCGACCGTGACACCGGTGTCGCGCTGGTCGAGCACCCGACGCCGCAGATGGTGGCGATCACCGGTTCCGTGCGGGCCGGTATGGCCGTGGCTCGTTCGGCGGCGAACGACGTCAAGCGGGTGCACCTCGAGCTCGGCGGCAAGGCTCCGGCGATCGTGTTCTCGGATGCGTCGATCGAGAAGGCCGTCGAGGGCATCATCACCGGTGCCTTCTTCAACGGCGGACAGGACTGCACCGCCGCCACCAGGGTGCTGGTGCACGGATCGAAGCACGACGAGCTGGTCGCCGCTCTGGTCGCCCGGGCGAAGACGCACGCTCGCACCGGCGGCCCGCACGAGGAGGGGGTGCTGTACGGGCCCCTGAGCAGTGCGGCGCAGCTCTCGCAGGTGCAGGGATTCATCGACCGGCTCCCCGCGCACGCGACGATCGAGACCGGCGGACGCCGCCAGGGCGATCGAGGGTACTTCTGGGAGCCCACGATCGTGTCGGGAGTACGACAGGACGACGAGGTCGTGCAGGGGGAGATCTTCGGACCCGTGCTCACGGTGCAGGCGTTCTCGGAGGACGACGAGGCTCTGCGGATGGCGAACGACGTGCCCTACGCGCTCGCCGCCTCGGTGTGGACCACGGATCATGCCCGGGCGATGCGGTTCTCTCGTGACCTCGACTTCGGCTGCGTGTGGATCAACACCCACATCCCGTTCGTGTCGGACATGCCCCACGGCGGGTTCAAGCACTCCGGTTACGGCAAGGACCTGTCGCAATACGGGTTCGACGACTACACCCGCATCAAGCACGTCATGAGCGCTCTCGACTGA
- a CDS encoding Lrp/AsnC family transcriptional regulator translates to MSTKSSQPALDDISKRIVELLQEDGRRPYAEIAREVGLSEAAARQRVQRMTEAGIIQIVAVTDPMQLGFHRMSMIGIRVSGDPREIAEELTRIPELAYVVVTLGTFDILVEAVCENDEHLIDLIATRIRTIPGITHTESMLYAGLYKDLYNWGTR, encoded by the coding sequence ATGAGTACGAAGTCTTCCCAGCCTGCCCTTGATGACATCTCGAAGCGCATCGTCGAGCTGCTGCAGGAGGACGGGCGACGCCCCTACGCCGAGATCGCCCGCGAGGTCGGCCTCAGCGAGGCTGCGGCGCGCCAGCGGGTGCAGCGGATGACTGAAGCCGGGATCATCCAGATCGTCGCGGTCACCGACCCGATGCAGCTCGGCTTCCACCGTATGTCGATGATCGGAATCCGCGTCTCGGGCGATCCGCGGGAGATCGCCGAAGAACTCACCCGGATCCCCGAGCTGGCGTACGTCGTCGTCACGCTCGGCACGTTCGACATCCTCGTGGAGGCCGTGTGTGAGAACGACGAGCACCTGATCGACCTCATCGCGACCCGCATCCGCACCATCCCCGGCATCACCCACACCGAGAGCATGCTCTACGCCGGTCTCTACAAAGACCTCTACAACTGGGGCACGCGCTGA
- a CDS encoding FAD-dependent oxidoreductase: MGTTVFERQQPSPSVIDDSLRDTALRVFWLDDVDRPTHPRLNGTVRADLAIVGGGYAGLWTAVRAKERDPERRVMLLEASRIAWAASGRNGGFCESSLTHGHENGVNRWPEEIDRLEELGHANLDAIGETVERYRMDAEFERTGQLAVAIEPHQVEWYRDEPGFLDRAAVQAEVHSETFLAGDWDRDGCAMVHPAKLAVELARVAADLGVEIYEHSLVRAIEGDGSGPITLVTANGRVIADAVALGTNVFPSLLKRNRLMTVPVYDYVLMTEPLSSEQLASIGWSNRQGLADSANQFHYYRLTGDNRILFGGYDAIYHFGGKVRAEYEDRMESHRKLASHFFTTFPQLEGLRFTHRWAGAIDSSSRFCAFFGTARKGRVAYATGFTGLGVGAARFAADVMLDKLSGEETERTALRMVREKPIPFPPEPAASIGVNLVRAAMNQADHNEGRRNLFLKTLDAVGMGFDS, translated from the coding sequence ATGGGCACCACCGTCTTCGAACGTCAGCAGCCGTCGCCGTCCGTCATCGACGACTCCCTCCGGGACACCGCCCTGCGGGTGTTCTGGCTCGACGATGTCGACCGGCCGACACATCCGCGGCTGAACGGCACGGTCCGCGCCGACCTCGCCATCGTCGGCGGCGGGTACGCCGGACTGTGGACGGCGGTGCGCGCCAAGGAGCGCGACCCCGAACGCCGCGTCATGCTGCTCGAGGCCTCGCGCATCGCCTGGGCGGCCTCCGGCCGCAACGGCGGCTTCTGCGAGTCGAGCCTCACACACGGACACGAGAACGGCGTGAACCGCTGGCCGGAGGAGATCGACCGCCTCGAAGAGCTGGGACACGCGAACCTCGACGCCATCGGCGAGACCGTCGAGCGCTACCGGATGGATGCGGAGTTCGAGCGCACCGGACAGCTGGCCGTCGCCATCGAGCCCCACCAGGTGGAGTGGTACCGCGATGAGCCGGGCTTCCTCGACCGCGCAGCGGTGCAGGCCGAGGTGCACTCCGAGACGTTCCTCGCCGGCGACTGGGACCGCGACGGCTGCGCGATGGTGCATCCGGCCAAGCTGGCTGTGGAGCTGGCCCGCGTGGCCGCCGACCTGGGCGTCGAGATCTACGAGCACAGTCTGGTCCGCGCCATCGAGGGCGACGGATCGGGACCGATCACGCTGGTCACTGCGAACGGCCGCGTGATCGCGGATGCCGTGGCGCTCGGGACGAACGTCTTCCCCTCGCTCCTCAAACGCAACCGCCTGATGACCGTGCCCGTGTACGACTACGTGCTGATGACCGAGCCGCTCTCCTCCGAGCAACTGGCCTCGATCGGCTGGTCGAACCGACAGGGGCTCGCCGACAGCGCGAACCAGTTCCACTACTACCGGCTCACGGGCGACAACCGCATCCTGTTCGGCGGCTACGACGCCATCTACCACTTCGGCGGCAAAGTGCGCGCGGAGTACGAGGACCGCATGGAGAGCCACCGCAAGCTCGCCTCGCACTTCTTCACGACCTTCCCGCAGCTGGAGGGCCTGCGCTTCACCCACCGCTGGGCCGGAGCGATCGACTCGTCGAGCCGCTTCTGCGCGTTCTTCGGCACCGCCCGCAAGGGCCGCGTGGCCTACGCGACCGGCTTCACCGGGCTCGGCGTCGGGGCCGCACGCTTCGCGGCCGACGTCATGCTCGACAAGCTGTCCGGTGAGGAGACCGAGCGCACCGCGCTGCGGATGGTGCGTGAGAAGCCCATCCCGTTCCCGCCCGAGCCTGCCGCCTCGATCGGCGTCAACCTCGTCCGCGCCGCGATGAACCAGGCCGATCACAACGAGGGCAGGCGCAACCTGTTCCTCAAGACGCTCGACGCCGTCGGCATGGGCTTCGACTCGTGA
- a CDS encoding cupin domain-containing protein: MNGLAAGAGLDAATLPLAHESLPADEVLAGAPTTAAQELATLGGTEIGVWEMTPGTATDTEADEVFVVLSGRATIAFASSGLPDLEVGPGSVVRLAEGMRTTWTVTETLRKIYIT; the protein is encoded by the coding sequence GTGAACGGTCTCGCCGCCGGGGCGGGACTGGATGCCGCAACCCTGCCTCTGGCACACGAGTCACTGCCTGCGGATGAGGTGCTCGCCGGCGCGCCCACGACCGCCGCGCAGGAACTCGCGACACTCGGCGGGACCGAGATCGGCGTCTGGGAGATGACCCCCGGCACCGCGACCGACACCGAGGCCGACGAGGTGTTCGTCGTGCTGTCAGGCCGCGCCACGATCGCGTTCGCCTCGTCCGGACTGCCCGACCTCGAGGTCGGTCCCGGCTCGGTCGTGCGCCTCGCCGAGGGCATGCGCACCACCTGGACCGTCACCGAGACCCTCCGCAAGATCTACATCACCTGA
- a CDS encoding phosphatase PAP2 family protein, translating into MTTAVAVGDATRPVASPRPRWMLWTALGLLAVFVALAVGVLAAPDAPWTQGLDDLWRRGVGVGPESTLPGFVLAQMFQHLGQLPGAVLMMILLPLVLSLMGRWRSALFVIAVQLAGPGLLSQLTKNLVDRPRPAEDVAGGLFGPLVQVDHGSFPSGHSVSMAAIIITVLALIPASAVWARRVWIVLGVLLAVGMVWQRTLINAHWFTDTCAGLIGGAAVAFLLWWAFLPWLRRDQERRVWFLRKG; encoded by the coding sequence GTGACCACGGCTGTCGCGGTCGGGGATGCCACCAGACCGGTGGCCTCGCCGCGCCCTCGGTGGATGCTGTGGACCGCTCTCGGGCTGCTCGCGGTGTTCGTGGCTCTCGCGGTCGGCGTGCTCGCAGCGCCCGATGCGCCGTGGACGCAGGGCCTCGACGACCTGTGGCGCAGAGGTGTCGGGGTCGGGCCGGAATCGACGCTGCCCGGCTTCGTGCTGGCGCAGATGTTCCAGCATCTCGGTCAGCTCCCTGGGGCGGTGCTCATGATGATCCTCCTCCCGCTGGTGCTGTCGCTGATGGGGCGTTGGCGTTCCGCGCTGTTCGTGATCGCGGTGCAGCTCGCCGGCCCAGGGCTGCTGTCGCAGCTCACGAAGAACCTCGTCGACAGGCCGCGCCCGGCCGAAGACGTGGCCGGTGGACTCTTCGGCCCGCTCGTGCAGGTCGACCACGGTTCGTTCCCGTCCGGACATTCCGTGAGCATGGCCGCGATCATCATCACGGTGCTCGCACTGATCCCGGCATCCGCGGTCTGGGCGCGCCGCGTCTGGATCGTGCTCGGAGTGCTCCTGGCCGTCGGCATGGTGTGGCAGCGCACGCTCATCAATGCGCACTGGTTCACCGACACGTGCGCCGGACTGATCGGCGGGGCGGCGGTCGCGTTCCTGCTCTGGTGGGCGTTCCTGCCCTGGCTGCGGCGCGATCAGGAGCGCCGCGTCTGGTTCCTTCGGAAAGGCTGA
- a CDS encoding carboxylesterase family protein, whose translation MTDTDFETTADFVEVATAAGRVRGRWRPTTGGRGNPRSAAFLGIPFAEAPTGALRFQAPVPKAPWEGVRDALEFAATAQRGDPGVTLIPEPSVEGDSTLNVNVFTPDPAPAAQGAGLPVLVWIHGGGYFAGSPASPWYDGRNFNRDGVVTVSLSYRLGFDGFGWIEDAPSNRGVRDWLLALEWVQQNIAEFGGDPSRVTIAGQSAGGGAVLTLLGMEKAQHLFHGVYAISGALADVAPARAEAFGRGLAAAARVAPTVAGFSTLSEDRILELQKKATELGPDSLGSVVEEGLPLGPAVDGDLLPRPTREALRAGVGADKPLVIGATDDEFTMVFAGSEKKLRWVPRSLLLNKLGLPKSARRQYLAANADITGLGNARVGGRLLTDRMFRSALLKIVADRGAAPTWLYRFSWPSGHFGFAEHCLDVPFFFDCLDGPAMEPLAGPNPPQELADEVHGAAVAFIVGGDPGWPRHQGSKGIARVYDVPTRDMSDAYASVRPLLGTPS comes from the coding sequence ATGACGGATACCGACTTCGAGACGACCGCCGACTTCGTCGAGGTGGCCACGGCCGCCGGACGGGTGCGGGGCCGCTGGCGCCCGACCACGGGCGGGCGCGGGAATCCGCGGTCGGCGGCGTTCCTGGGCATCCCGTTCGCGGAGGCGCCGACAGGCGCGCTGCGTTTTCAGGCGCCCGTGCCGAAAGCGCCGTGGGAGGGAGTGCGCGATGCGCTCGAGTTCGCCGCCACGGCCCAGCGCGGCGACCCCGGTGTGACGCTCATCCCCGAACCGAGCGTCGAGGGCGACTCGACGCTCAACGTGAACGTCTTCACGCCGGACCCGGCCCCTGCCGCGCAGGGCGCCGGTCTTCCCGTTCTCGTCTGGATCCACGGCGGCGGATACTTCGCCGGCTCACCCGCGAGCCCCTGGTATGACGGCCGCAACTTCAACCGTGACGGCGTCGTGACCGTGTCGCTCTCCTACCGCCTGGGCTTCGACGGCTTCGGCTGGATCGAGGATGCCCCCTCGAACCGGGGCGTGCGCGACTGGCTGCTCGCCCTCGAATGGGTGCAGCAGAACATCGCCGAGTTCGGCGGGGATCCGTCGCGCGTCACGATCGCCGGGCAATCCGCCGGCGGAGGAGCCGTGCTGACCCTGCTCGGCATGGAGAAGGCGCAGCATCTGTTCCACGGCGTGTACGCGATCTCCGGTGCGCTCGCCGACGTGGCTCCGGCCCGCGCCGAGGCCTTCGGGCGCGGACTCGCCGCAGCGGCCCGGGTCGCGCCCACCGTGGCCGGGTTCTCGACGCTGTCCGAGGACCGCATCCTCGAACTGCAGAAGAAGGCGACCGAGCTCGGTCCTGATTCGCTCGGGAGTGTGGTCGAAGAGGGCCTTCCGCTCGGTCCGGCCGTCGACGGCGACCTGCTGCCACGCCCGACGCGTGAGGCCCTCCGCGCCGGTGTCGGTGCCGACAAGCCGCTCGTGATCGGTGCGACCGACGACGAGTTCACGATGGTCTTCGCAGGCTCCGAGAAGAAGCTGCGCTGGGTGCCGAGGTCGCTGCTGTTGAACAAGCTCGGCTTGCCGAAGAGTGCGCGTCGGCAGTACCTCGCCGCCAACGCCGACATCACCGGACTCGGCAACGCCCGGGTGGGCGGTCGGCTGCTGACGGACCGGATGTTCCGCTCGGCGCTGCTGAAGATCGTCGCCGACCGCGGTGCCGCTCCCACCTGGCTGTACCGCTTCTCGTGGCCGTCCGGACACTTCGGCTTCGCCGAGCACTGCCTCGATGTGCCGTTCTTCTTCGACTGCCTCGACGGTCCGGCGATGGAGCCGCTCGCGGGTCCGAACCCGCCGCAGGAGCTGGCTGACGAGGTGCACGGCGCCGCTGTCGCGTTCATCGTCGGAGGAGACCCCGGTTGGCCGCGTCACCAGGGATCGAAGGGCATCGCGCGGGTCTACGACGTGCCGACCCGCGACATGTCCGATGCCTACGCCTCCGTGCGGCCGCTGCTGGGAACGCCGTCGTGA
- a CDS encoding MFS transporter, whose amino-acid sequence MSVSPLDPAAELAPTGTIRAVPPEAGEPAASPPANRRLLPSLLIASLTLFATYGGLIAILLPSQILMIDEANKVGNLAVVTTISFVFTLFAQPIVGALSDRTRSRFGRRVPWMVLGAIIGGIFLFGLGSLTDILWITVFWVIIQVALNFFQAPLTAITADRFPRSKRGGASAMIGLGTQVGMTVGIMLAGAFAAQIGIGYAVFGGAVIVAALLFALVNRDWSSKHAAVDAFRWGAFFRGFWIDPRRHPDFAWAFAARFLLILGYFVVSAYQLYMLTDYIGLPLADAQGAVVTLTLVAFIPTLIAIALSGWWSDRVGRRKVFIYAASAVMVAGLAMPLLQPNMTGMVLMSIINGVGFGLYMSVDAALMTEVLPNEGVSAGKDLGILNVATNVPQALSPAIGGVIITSVGGYAMLFVFAIVFVILAAVATAPIKGVR is encoded by the coding sequence ATGTCCGTGTCCCCGCTCGACCCCGCCGCCGAACTGGCGCCGACCGGCACCATCCGCGCCGTCCCGCCCGAAGCGGGGGAGCCGGCGGCGAGTCCGCCGGCGAACCGGCGGCTGCTGCCCAGCCTGCTGATCGCCTCCCTCACGCTGTTCGCCACTTACGGCGGACTCATCGCGATCCTTCTTCCCAGCCAGATCCTGATGATCGACGAGGCGAACAAGGTCGGCAACCTCGCCGTCGTGACCACGATCTCCTTCGTGTTCACGCTGTTCGCGCAGCCGATCGTGGGGGCGTTGAGCGACCGCACGCGCTCGCGCTTCGGACGCCGCGTGCCGTGGATGGTGCTCGGCGCGATCATCGGCGGCATCTTTCTGTTCGGGCTGGGCTCGCTGACCGACATCCTCTGGATCACGGTGTTCTGGGTGATCATCCAGGTGGCGCTGAACTTCTTCCAGGCGCCCCTGACCGCGATCACCGCCGATCGGTTCCCGCGTTCGAAGCGCGGCGGGGCGAGCGCGATGATCGGACTCGGCACGCAGGTCGGCATGACCGTCGGCATCATGCTCGCCGGTGCCTTCGCCGCGCAGATCGGCATCGGCTACGCGGTGTTCGGCGGTGCCGTGATCGTGGCGGCACTGCTGTTCGCACTCGTGAACCGCGACTGGTCGTCGAAGCACGCGGCCGTGGATGCGTTCCGCTGGGGTGCATTCTTCCGAGGATTCTGGATCGACCCGCGCCGTCACCCGGACTTCGCCTGGGCGTTCGCCGCGCGGTTCCTGCTGATCCTCGGTTACTTCGTCGTCAGCGCGTATCAGCTGTACATGCTCACCGACTACATCGGCCTGCCACTCGCGGATGCCCAGGGGGCCGTCGTCACCCTCACACTCGTGGCCTTCATCCCGACGCTCATCGCGATCGCCCTCTCCGGGTGGTGGAGCGACAGGGTCGGGCGCCGTAAGGTGTTCATCTACGCCGCCTCCGCCGTGATGGTCGCGGGCCTCGCGATGCCGCTGCTGCAGCCGAACATGACCGGCATGGTCCTGATGAGCATCATCAACGGCGTCGGTTTCGGCCTGTACATGTCGGTGGATGCGGCGCTCATGACCGAGGTGCTGCCGAACGAGGGCGTCTCGGCGGGCAAGGATCTCGGCATCCTCAACGTCGCGACCAACGTGCCGCAGGCGTTGAGTCCCGCCATCGGCGGTGTCATCATCACGTCCGTCGGCGGCTACGCGATGCTCTTCGTCTTCGCGATCGTGTTCGTGATCCTCGCCGCCGTCGCGACCGCGCCGATCAAGGGAGTGCGCTGA
- a CDS encoding TetR/AcrR family transcriptional regulator, producing the protein MATRGAYAKGVAKREEILEAALAVVAEHGYRKASVREIADAAGLSPAGLLHYFGSKEELFVAILRARDDRDEQEYAGEDASSAFLAVMRHNTSVPGLVQLYAQLAAEAGDPSHPAHAYFRERTERVEAFTRAQVAEDQKAGRMRDDLDPAWVVRTLHALADGLQAAWMLDPSLDMAAEIEQFLVLLRPA; encoded by the coding sequence ATGGCGACACGAGGGGCGTATGCGAAGGGTGTCGCCAAACGCGAGGAGATCCTCGAGGCCGCCCTCGCCGTCGTCGCGGAGCACGGATACCGCAAGGCTTCCGTACGCGAGATCGCGGATGCCGCCGGACTCAGCCCCGCGGGACTCCTGCACTACTTCGGCAGCAAGGAAGAGCTCTTCGTCGCGATCCTCCGCGCCAGAGACGACCGCGACGAGCAGGAATACGCGGGCGAAGACGCCTCCTCCGCGTTCCTCGCGGTCATGCGCCACAACACCTCGGTACCCGGTCTCGTGCAGCTGTACGCACAGCTGGCCGCCGAGGCCGGAGACCCCTCCCACCCCGCCCACGCCTATTTCCGCGAGCGCACCGAGCGGGTCGAGGCCTTCACCCGCGCCCAGGTCGCCGAAGACCAGAAGGCCGGACGGATGCGCGACGACCTCGACCCCGCCTGGGTGGTGCGCACTCTGCACGCCCTGGCCGACGGGCTCCAGGCCGCGTGGATGCTCGATCCGTCCCTCGACATGGCCGCCGAGATCGAGCAGTTCCTGGTGCTGCTGCGTCCGGCCTGA